A segment of the Longimicrobiaceae bacterium genome:
CGTGTCCCGCGCGCGCGGCGCCGACGGGTGCGTCTTCCTGAACGCGCAGAACAAGCAGACCATCCGCCGCATCGTCCGGCCGCTTCGGGAGATGGGCATTCCCGCCGCCGCGGTGGTGGACCTGGACATCCTGAAGGGGCGCGAGGACTTCCGCGAGCTGCTGCGCGCGGCGTTCGTGCCCGAGGTGTTCTGGGCGCCGTGGGAGGAGCTCCGGGCGCGCGTGCACCAGAAGCTGCGCAACGAGGACTTCAAGAGCGGGGGCATCTACACGCTGGGGAAGGACCACCGCCCCGCCGCGCAGATGCTGCTGGACAACCTGTTCGCGTACGGCGTGTTCATCGTGCCGCCGGGCGAGCTGGAGGCGTGGCTGCCGGAACTGGAGGCGGGCGGGCACGGGCCGGAATGGCTCACCCAGGTCTTCGCGCGCATGGGCACCGACCCAACGCAGGAAGGCTACCGGCTGCCCGGCGAGGGCGGCGTGTGGCGCTTCATGCAGGCCGTCGCCGCCTGGATCGCCGACCCGCGCCGCAAGGGCATGGCCGAGGAGCACGTCCCCCTCGACCACCTCCTCCCCCCGCCCGACCACGACGCGGCCGAGGCGGATGTCCCCGCTATCGGCGCCCTTCCATCGGCTCCGCCCCTTCCCACGGCGGCGACGGAAACCGAGACGAAAATCGCCGCTGCCTGACCGCCTGGCCCCGCACCACCGCACCTCCAGGTAGGGCGCGGACCTGCGTGTCCGCCCGGCTCTCCGAACGCCCCACATCACCCGAACCGCGATTTTCGGGGGATCCAAATGACGAAGCAGCCCTCCGCACGCGCTTGCGGAAGGCCGCTCTCTCATCGCACGATCAAGTCACCAGAGCTGCACCGACATCAACCGGAAGTCGGGGGATAGGATCCAGATCTGGTCCCAGTTCTCCTCGTTGTGCAGCGTCACGCGCCCGTCCGGGTGCCGAACGGCGGCGGGTTGTGCCTGCGCGTATTCCACGACCGCGAAGTAGTACCCGCCCGCCTCGAAGAAGCTGGCCACGTGGGGGCGGGCGGTGTCCGGCTGGATCACGGCGGCGAGCCGGCGGCACAGCGGCGCGTCGGCATGCCCCGCCAGCGGCCGGACCGGCGAGCGGATCGCGCCCGCCATCCCGTTCGCGCGAAGGCCCACTTCCATACGCGCATCGCCCAACAGCGCGCGGACCTGACCCTGGCCGTGGTTCCGCGGAGATGGGCAGTCCTGCGCGCGCCCCGCGGATGCCGCAATGATGAGCGCCACGGCGGAGAATGCCGCCGCCCGAAAGATCGATCGCACGAAGGACCTGATGTTCATCGTCACCCCGGCTGCTCGCCTACGGAAATTGCTCGATAGGGAGCGATGATACGCGGCGGCGGTTCCCGAGGCAACGTTCATCTGCCGCATCCGGCGGCGAGGCTGTTGGCCCGCAGCTGAAACCCCGCCATCCGCGTGCGCGTACACCCGCGTACTTCCGCGGCGTACACGATGGGCCGCGTCCCGCCCCGCATCTCCCTCCTCATGCAGCAGCAGCCTTCCCGAAACGCGACCGCGGCGACCCGCGCGCAGGACCGCGCCACCGAGCTTTCGTCGGTCGGCGTGGGGCTTTCCACGCTGCGCGGGAACCCCATGCGCACCTTTCTGGCTACGCTGGGGGTGATCATCGGGGTGGCGGCGCTGGTGGCAGTGCTGTCGCTGGGCGACGGGATGGAGAGCTTCGCGCGCAACGAGCTTTCGCGCACGACCGACGTGCAGAACGTGTTCATCAACCCCCGCACGGCCGACAGCATCGACGGCGTAGAGGTGCCGCGGCAGCGCTTCGTGCGCTTCACCACGGCAGATGCGCAGGCCGCCGCGCGCGAGGTGCCGGGCATCGCGGGCGTGGGGCTCTCCATCGGCGGCACCACGTTGGTGACGCCCCCGGACGGCGGAAGGCGCCGCGGCGCGCGCGTGACGGCCACGCTGGCGACGGCTGCAGAGTTCAATGAGATCGAGATCGAGGAAGGGCGCTTCTTCTCGGAGATCGAGGCGGAGCGCAACGTGCCCGTGGTGGTGCTGAGCCACACGGCGGCCGTGGAGCTTTCCCGCACGCATTCGCCGGCGCAGCTGCTGGGGCGCGCGGTACGAGTGCGGGGGATGCCGCGCACGGTGGTGGGGATTCGCGCGGAGATACGGGGTGAGCGGGGGCTCGGAATCTTCGTGCCTATCCGCGCCGCGCCCGAAGTGATGCTCCCCGCGGAAGCGCAGGGCCCGCGCACTCTGCTGGTGAAGGCGCCCAGCGTGGAGCAGGTGCCCGCCGTGCAGGAGCGGGTGGAGGACTGGCTGGCCACGCGCTACGGCCGCTGGGACCGCGACATGCGCGTGGAGACGCGCCTGGACCGGGTGGAGCAGATGCAGCAGGCCTTCCGCGCGTTCAAGCTCTTCCTGGGCGCCATCGCCGCCATCTCGCTGCTGGTGGGCGGCATCGGGATCATGAACGTGCTGCTGGCGTCGGTCACCGAGCGCACGCGCGAGATCGGGATCCGCAAGGCGGCGGGGGCGCGGCGGCGCGACATCCTCCTTCAGTTCCTGGCGGAGTCGGTCGCCATCTCGGGCTCGGGCAGCGCCATCGGGCTGCTGCTGGGGCTGGGGATCGCGTTCGCGGCGGCGGCGGCCATGCGGGCCAGCACGCAGGCGCTGGTGTACGCCGGGGTCTCGTGGTCCACCATGGCCGTGGCGGCATCTTCCGCCCTGATCATCGGCCTCTCGTTCGGCACGTACCCGGCCCGCCGCGCCGCCCGCCTCTCCCCCATCGACGCCATCCGCCACGAATGAAGAACGGGAGATGCGCGGCCTCCCCGCATCTCCCGCATCTCCCGCATCTCCCGCATCTCCCGCATCTCCCGCATCTCCCGCATCTCCCGCATCTCCCGCATCTCCCCCATCTGCCCCATCTGCCGATCTGCCGATCTGCCGCATCTGCCCCATCTCCCGCATCTCCCGCTCGACCCCACATCTGCTGACTCACGGTATCCAGGAATCGCGCAAACGTCGCGTATAGCTGACGAGTCCAGCCTCCTTGTGCCGATCCAGCGTCGAGGAGAATGCCTGGGTTGCTTTTCGATACAAAGTGCTTTACTGTTGGGCAAGCTACTCGCCCACGACGTGCCTGCTCGGAGACGTGGGAACTGACACCTCGAACCTGGGAAAAGTGATGAAGACGGACAACACGGCGTACCGGTCCACCATCCGCATCGTGCTCGCGGCGGCGGCGCTTCTGTTGGTGCCGCTGGTGGCGATGCAGTTCACGGACGAGGTGGTCTGGACGCCGTTCGACTTCGCCGCGGCCGGCACCCTCCTGGTGGGAACCGCGCTCCTGTACCAGTTGGGAGTGAGGAAGGCGACCAACTTCGTGTACCGCGCCGCCGTGGGCGTCGCGCTCGGGGGAGCGCTCTTCCTCGTGTGGTCGAACCTTGCCGTGGGCCTCATCGGGAGCGAGGACAACCCCGCCAACTTCATGTACGCCGGCGTGCTCGCCGTCTGCTTGGCCGGTGCCGTCGCCGCGCGCTCGCAGCCCCGCGGGATGGCTCGCGCGCTGTTCGCGACC
Coding sequences within it:
- a CDS encoding ABC transporter permease is translated as MGRVPPRISLLMQQQPSRNATAATRAQDRATELSSVGVGLSTLRGNPMRTFLATLGVIIGVAALVAVLSLGDGMESFARNELSRTTDVQNVFINPRTADSIDGVEVPRQRFVRFTTADAQAAAREVPGIAGVGLSIGGTTLVTPPDGGRRRGARVTATLATAAEFNEIEIEEGRFFSEIEAERNVPVVVLSHTAAVELSRTHSPAQLLGRAVRVRGMPRTVVGIRAEIRGERGLGIFVPIRAAPEVMLPAEAQGPRTLLVKAPSVEQVPAVQERVEDWLATRYGRWDRDMRVETRLDRVEQMQQAFRAFKLFLGAIAAISLLVGGIGIMNVLLASVTERTREIGIRKAAGARRRDILLQFLAESVAISGSGSAIGLLLGLGIAFAAAAAMRASTQALVYAGVSWSTMAVAASSALIIGLSFGTYPARRAARLSPIDAIRHE